Proteins from one Oncorhynchus masou masou isolate Uvic2021 chromosome 12, UVic_Omas_1.1, whole genome shotgun sequence genomic window:
- the si:ch211-81a5.8 gene encoding uncharacterized protein si:ch211-81a5.8, with amino-acid sequence MDLMVDLKSLGDPIKQFSDYVSGTGTKPDNKIGTKKGTGARRKSVVVSTGARRKSVVVVRRHSIVRRKSVPCAKTCTKQRAVPDSWLSAYQADIQRERKLREKKIAERSIRRRSQHFRSQHCLPKSKTNAKRNQKSVKDDSLFGAFQGLSLNVTGGAQSSMASGGDQCKIMLSVDMCMG; translated from the exons atGGATCTTATGGTGGATCTTAAGTCCCTGGGTGATCCCATCAAGCAGTTCAGTGACTATGTGTCAGGGACGGGGACCAAACCGGACAACAAAATAGGCACCAAAAAGGGCACAGGGGCCAGACGGAAGAGCGTAGTCGTGAGCACAGGGGCCAGACGGAAGAGCGTAGTTGTAGTCCGGAGGCACAGCATAGTCAGGAGGAAGAGTGTCCCTTGCGCCAAAACTTGCACCAAGCAGAGAGCCGTACCAGACTCCTGGCTCAGTGCATACCAGGCTGACATTCAGAGAGAACG GAAACTGAGAGAGAAGAAGATTGCAGAAAGGTCCATCAGAAGGAGGAGTCAGCATTTCAGGAGCCAGCACTGCCTCCCAAAG AGTAAGACAAATGCCAAGAGGAACCAGAAATCTGTGAAGGATGATTCGCTGTTTGGTGCCTTCCAGGGGCTCAGTCTGAACGTGACGGGAGGTGCCCAGAGCTCGATGGCCTCAGGCGGGGACCAGTGTAAAATAAT GCTCTCTGTTGACATGTGTATGGGATAA